In Fusarium oxysporum f. sp. lycopersici 4287 chromosome 2, whole genome shotgun sequence, a genomic segment contains:
- a CDS encoding NAD-dependent aldehyde dehydrogenase, with product MSLEVITTISPNTNEPILTRNGASQADLESLPKVATEAFQSYRKTTLKERQAIVRKFLDGLLAKKDELGEELTVQMGRPISYTPGEVATAVKRGEYLLKISDEALKDTDGEPEKGFKRFIRKVPVGPVLIIFAWNYPYLILVNSLIPALLAGCSVILKPSPQTPTIVERVTDLLKEAGLPDGVCQYFHCGSPTLMEAIVRDPKIALVCFTGSVAGGLAVQQAASDRIVNVGLELGGKDPAYVRSDVDVDWAAAEIVDGAIFNSGQSCCSIERVYVDEKIHDQFVEAVQKVLKSYKLGDPFNKETQLGPVVSKRSKQTAEEHIKDAVDSGAKDATPENETFSNPPTKGNFVKPTLLTGVNHSMRVMTEESFAPISKDSRRQLKTFC from the exons ATGTCTCTCGAAGTCATCACCACAATCTCCCCAAACACAAACGAGCCCATCCTTACCAGGAATGGCGCCTCTCAAGCTGACCTTGAGTCTCTCCCCAAGGTCGCCACTGAGGCTTTCCAGAGCTATCGCAAGACAACGTTGAAGGAGCGTCAAGCCATTGTTCGCAAGTTCCTCGATGGCCTCTTGGCTAAGAAGGATGAGCTCGGTGAAGAGTTGACTGTTCAGATGGGCCGCCCCATCTCTTACACACCAGGTGAGGTCGCCACAGCTGTCAAGAGAGGTGAATACCTCCTCAAGATCAGTGATGAGGCCCTCAAGGACACCGACGGCGAGCCCGAGAAGGGCTTCAAGCGTTTCATCCGAAAGGTCCCTGTCGGACCTGTACTCATCATCTTTGCGTGGAAC TACCCTTACCTTATTCTGGTTAACTCTCTCATTCCCGCTCTTCTTGCAGGCTGCAGTGTAATCCTCAAGCCCTCGCCTCAGACACCTACCATCGTGGAACGGGTTACCGATCTCCTGAAGGAGGCGGGCTTGCCTGATGGCGTTTGCCAGTACTTCCACTGCGGCTCTCCCACTCTTATGGAGGCCATTGTGCGCGATCCCAAGATCGCCCTAGTTTGTTTCACCGGCTCTGTCGCTGGAGGTCTCGCTGTGCAACAAGCTGCGTCTGACCGCATTGTAAATGTCGGTCTGGAGTTGGGTGGCAAGGACCCAGCATATGTTCGGTCAGATGTCGATGTTGATTGGGCTGCTGCAGAGATTGTTGACggtgccatcttcaactctggCCAGAGTTGCTGCTCCATTGAGCGTGTgtatgttgatgagaagattcACGATCAGTTTGTTGAGGCCGTGCAAAAGGTGCTCAAGAGTTACAAGCTCGGCGATCCCTTTAACAAGGAGACTCAATTGGGACCTGTCGTTTCGAAGCGATCAAAGCAGACTGCCGAGGAACATATTAAGGACGCCGTCGACAGCGGTGCCAAGGATGCCACTCCCGAAAACGAGACTTTCAGCAACCCTCCTACCAAGGGTAACTTTGTGAAACCCACCCTTCTGACCGGCGTCAACCACAGCATGCGGGTCATGACTGAGGAGTCGTTTGCCCCAATTAGTAAAGATTCCCGACGACAGTTGAAGACATTCTGCTGA
- a CDS encoding NAD-dependent aldehyde dehydrogenase, with translation MSLEVITTISPNTNEPILTRNGASQADLESLPKVATEAFQSYRKTTLKERQAIVRKFLDGLLAKKDELGEELTVQMGRPISYTPGEVATAVKRGEYLLKISDEALKDTDGEPEKGFKRFIRKVPVGPVLIIFAWNYPYLILVNSLIPALLAGCSVILKPSPQTPTIVERVTDLLKEAGLPDGVCQYFHCGSPTLMEAIVRDPKIALVCFTGSVAGGLAVQQAASDRIVNVGLELGGKDPAYVRSDVDVDWAAAEIVDGAIFNSGQSCCSIERVYVDEKIHDQFVEAVQKVLKSYKLGDPFNKETQLGPVVSKRSKQTAEEHIKDAVDSGAKDATPENETFSNPPTKGNFVKPTLLTGVNHSMRVMTEESFAPIIPVMKVKDDSEAVKYMNDSEFGLTASIWTKDTDEGYELAEGVEAGTVFVNRCDYPAPVRFLIQAQRVSALRDY, from the exons ATGTCTCTCGAAGTCATCACCACAATCTCCCCAAACACAAACGAGCCCATCCTTACCAGGAATGGCGCCTCTCAAGCTGACCTTGAGTCTCTCCCCAAGGTCGCCACTGAGGCTTTCCAGAGCTATCGCAAGACAACGTTGAAGGAGCGTCAAGCCATTGTTCGCAAGTTCCTCGATGGCCTCTTGGCTAAGAAGGATGAGCTCGGTGAAGAGTTGACTGTTCAGATGGGCCGCCCCATCTCTTACACACCAGGTGAGGTCGCCACAGCTGTCAAGAGAGGTGAATACCTCCTCAAGATCAGTGATGAGGCCCTCAAGGACACCGACGGCGAGCCCGAGAAGGGCTTCAAGCGTTTCATCCGAAAGGTCCCTGTCGGACCTGTACTCATCATCTTTGCGTGGAAC TACCCTTACCTTATTCTGGTTAACTCTCTCATTCCCGCTCTTCTTGCAGGCTGCAGTGTAATCCTCAAGCCCTCGCCTCAGACACCTACCATCGTGGAACGGGTTACCGATCTCCTGAAGGAGGCGGGCTTGCCTGATGGCGTTTGCCAGTACTTCCACTGCGGCTCTCCCACTCTTATGGAGGCCATTGTGCGCGATCCCAAGATCGCCCTAGTTTGTTTCACCGGCTCTGTCGCTGGAGGTCTCGCTGTGCAACAAGCTGCGTCTGACCGCATTGTAAATGTCGGTCTGGAGTTGGGTGGCAAGGACCCAGCATATGTTCGGTCAGATGTCGATGTTGATTGGGCTGCTGCAGAGATTGTTGACggtgccatcttcaactctggCCAGAGTTGCTGCTCCATTGAGCGTGTgtatgttgatgagaagattcACGATCAGTTTGTTGAGGCCGTGCAAAAGGTGCTCAAGAGTTACAAGCTCGGCGATCCCTTTAACAAGGAGACTCAATTGGGACCTGTCGTTTCGAAGCGATCAAAGCAGACTGCCGAGGAACATATTAAGGACGCCGTCGACAGCGGTGCCAAGGATGCCACTCCCGAAAACGAGACTTTCAGCAACCCTCCTACCAAGGGTAACTTTGTGAAACCCACCCTTCTGACCGGCGTCAACCACAGCATGCGGGTCATGACTGAGGAGTCGTTTGCCCCAATTA TTCCTGTCATGAAGGTCAAGGATGACAGCGAGGCCGTCAAGTACATGAACGATAGCGAGTTTGGTCTGACAGCCAGCATCTGGACCAAGGACACAGACGAAGGATACGAGCTTGCCGAGGGTGTGGAAGCCGGCACTGTATTTGTCAACAGATGCGATTATCCGGCACCGGTACGTTTTCTGATCCAAGCACAAAGGGTCTCTGCATTGCGTGATTACTGA